The region TCGACAACGCCATTGTACTTCATGCTGTTTTACTGGACTGATTTATCTTGCGTAGCCTTCCTGGGCAAATTACCCATAACTCATAGTTTGAGATATCTTTAAAGCAAATTAATGATGGTGTGATTTTCTTAAATAACTTGACAATACTGCGTAATTTCTTATATTCACCTGTTCTTCTGATTTGAAAAAACAGTGCTTTGCTTAGGTATTTTTAAAAGTAAAAAAAATTGGAATTTGTGTGAAAATTTCATTTGATGAGATACCTGAAGAAGGGTTGAACTTCGACATTAATGACCGGTTCTGGCTTACCAATACAGACTTCAAGGTACTAAGTGACCCTTTAGCACGTATCACCTTAAAGAAAATCGAATCACGCGTCGTTATGAGAGGTTTTATTACATGTTCGGTTGAGTTGGAATGTGATCGTTGCCTTTCCAGTTTTGAATCTAAACTTGAGTCGGATTTTACACTTTTTTTCGACTGGGTAGGGGTTGGGAAAAACCTACATAATGAAGATGAGCATCAACTGACAGATGCTGAAATGGATATTGTTGAGCTTGAAGATCCGGAAATTGATCTATTTGAAACGCTTCAACAACAGTATTATCTGATGCTGCCGGTAAAGACTATCTGTAACGAAAAATGCAAAGGGCTCTGTTCTCACTGCGGCATAGATAAAAACCAGAGTTTGTGTTCATGTTCTGAGTTATATAAGGATAGCCCTTTTTCTGAACTTACTAAAATAAAAATTCATTAGTCGTACCGTCCATATTGTGATGACGGTATTTTTTATCCGTTGAACGTTCAACGTTATTTACTATAATTTGTAGAGGCAATCTGATGGCATTACCAAAAAGAAGACATTCTCACGCTCGGACCCGATTACGACGATCACATGACGCATTAGTAGCACCAAATGTTTCAAATTGTTCTGAGTGTGGCGAGCCCAAACAACCTCATCGCCTTTGTGCCGGCTGTGGTACCTATAAGGGTAGAACAGTTGTTAAATTTGATGACGAAATCGAATAGAAAAACTTGGTATGGCACTTACTTTCGTCAGCATTGATATGATGCGCGCTGGCATAGACCGCAAAAGTCGATCTAGTAGTCCTAATAAGAGCAATAGCCTACATTCATCGTTGACGCCTGTTTTGCACGTGAATTATCAAATAAAATCTGACTCCATGGCGTGTTACCATGAGTTGTCATG is a window of Desulfobulbaceae bacterium DNA encoding:
- a CDS encoding DUF177 domain-containing protein, encoding MKISFDEIPEEGLNFDINDRFWLTNTDFKVLSDPLARITLKKIESRVVMRGFITCSVELECDRCLSSFESKLESDFTLFFDWVGVGKNLHNEDEHQLTDAEMDIVELEDPEIDLFETLQQQYYLMLPVKTICNEKCKGLCSHCGIDKNQSLCSCSELYKDSPFSELTKIKIH
- the rpmF gene encoding 50S ribosomal protein L32; translated protein: MALPKRRHSHARTRLRRSHDALVAPNVSNCSECGEPKQPHRLCAGCGTYKGRTVVKFDDEIE